Proteins from a genomic interval of Sparus aurata chromosome 21, fSpaAur1.1, whole genome shotgun sequence:
- the LOC115572906 gene encoding ras-related protein Rab-8A-like → MAKTYDYLFKLLLIGDSGVGKTCVLFRFSEDAFNSTFISTIGIDFKIRTIELDGKKIKLQIWDTAGQERFRTITTAYYRGAMGIMLVYDITNEKSFENIKNWIRNIEEHASSDVEKMVLGNKCDINDKRQVSKDRGEKLALEYGIKFMETSAKANINVENAFLTLARDIKSKMDTKLEGNTPQGSSHGVKISEPQKKTSFFRCTLL, encoded by the exons ATGGCGAAGACATACGACTATTTGTTTAAATTACTGTTAATCGGCGACTCCGGTGTCGGGAAGACCTGTGTGCTCTTCAGGTTTTCAGAAGACGCCTTCAACTCAACCTTTATCTCAACCATAG GCATTGATTTCAAGATTAGGACAATAGAGCTCGACGGCAAGAAGATAAAGTTACAGATATG GGATACGGCTGGCCAGGAGCGCTTCCGAACGATCACAACAGCCTACTACAGAGGAGCTATG GGCATCATGCTTGTCTACGACATCACCAACGAGAAGTCTTTTGAGAATATCAAGAACTGGATAAGGAACATAGAAGAG CATGCATCTTCTGATGTTGAGAAGATGGTCCTTGGCAACAAGTGTGACATCAATGACAAGCGGCAGGTGTCCAAAGACAGGGGGGAGAAG CTTGCATTAGAGTATGGGATAAAGTTCATGGAGACGAGTGCAAAGGCCAACATCAATGTGGAAAAT GCATTTTTGACCCTCGCCAGagacatcaaatcaaaaatggaCACGAAATTG GAGGGCAACACGCCGCAGGGGAGCAGTCACGGAGTGAAGATCTCAGAGCCTCAGAAAAAGACCAGCTTCTTCCGCTGTACCCTCCTCTGA